A single genomic interval of Streptococcus suis harbors:
- a CDS encoding IS66-like element short variant transposase: MGRKVSLKKKLTYPVETETITYKRKKAKGVRQAIFSQFTPEIVHHELQGEDCTCPDCHGQLKEIGSTVQRQELVFIPAQLKRIDHVQHAYKCQACSQKNLSDKIIKAPVPKAPLAHSLGSASIIAHTIHQKFNLKVPNYRQEEDWHKLGLPISRKEIANWHIKSSQYYFEPIYNLLHEKLLEQPILHADETSYKVLENDSQLTYYWTFLSGKHEKNGITLYHHDKRRSGLVVEEFLGDYAGYVHCDMWSAYRQLDKAQLVGCWAHVRRKFFEATPKKTDNTSLGAKGLAYCDRLFALESDWADLSTEERLHKRQTELTPLMDEFFYWCREQAVLPASKLGTAIEYSLKYETTFRAVLSDGDLVLSNNMAERAMKTLVMGRKNWLFSQSFEGAKSTAVILSLLETAKRHGLDAEKYMTYLLEHLPNEESLAKKEVLEAYLPWDKNIKRACK; this comes from the coding sequence TTGGGGAGGAAAGTCTCCCTGAAGAAGAAGCTGACTTACCCAGTTGAAACGGAGACCATCACCTATAAACGCAAGAAAGCTAAGGGAGTTCGTCAGGCTATTTTCAGCCAGTTCACTCCAGAGATTGTGCATCACGAATTGCAGGGCGAAGACTGCACTTGTCCAGACTGTCATGGTCAGCTGAAAGAGATTGGCTCAACTGTTCAACGACAAGAGTTGGTCTTCATTCCTGCACAATTAAAGCGGATTGACCATGTTCAACACGCATACAAGTGTCAGGCATGTAGTCAGAAGAATCTAAGCGATAAGATTATCAAGGCTCCTGTTCCTAAGGCACCTTTGGCACACAGCTTGGGTTCAGCCTCTATCATCGCTCACACCATTCACCAGAAATTCAATCTGAAGGTACCCAATTACCGTCAGGAAGAGGACTGGCATAAACTTGGCCTGCCCATCAGTCGGAAGGAAATAGCCAACTGGCACATCAAGTCTAGTCAGTATTATTTCGAGCCGATTTATAACCTGTTGCACGAGAAATTGTTGGAGCAGCCTATTCTTCATGCGGATGAGACTTCCTACAAGGTCTTAGAAAATGATAGCCAGTTGACCTACTACTGGACTTTCTTGTCTGGGAAACATGAGAAAAATGGAATTACCCTCTATCATCATGACAAACGACGGAGCGGCTTAGTTGTGGAGGAGTTTCTTGGGGACTATGCGGGCTACGTTCATTGTGACATGTGGAGTGCTTATCGTCAATTAGACAAGGCTCAGCTCGTTGGCTGTTGGGCTCATGTTAGACGAAAATTTTTTGAGGCGACTCCTAAGAAGACAGATAATACTTCTTTAGGAGCCAAGGGATTAGCCTATTGCGACCGCCTGTTTGCCTTGGAGAGTGACTGGGCTGACCTGTCTACTGAGGAACGGCTACATAAACGGCAGACAGAGTTAACTCCCTTGATGGACGAGTTCTTTTATTGGTGCCGTGAACAGGCTGTCTTGCCAGCTTCCAAATTGGGTACTGCAATAGAGTATAGCCTCAAATACGAAACCACCTTCCGAGCCGTTCTCTCGGACGGTGACCTAGTCCTGTCCAACAATATGGCTGAGAGGGCTATGAAGACCTTGGTGATGGGCAGAAAAAATTGGCTTTTTTCTCAGAGCTTTGAGGGAGCCAAGTCGACAGCTGTCATTTTGAGTCTTTTAGAAACAGCTAAGCGACACGGACTTGATGCAGAAAAATATATGACCTATCTTCTAGAACACTTACCTAATGAGGAGTCGCTCGCAAAAAAGGAGGTTTTAGAAGCCTATTTGCCATGGGATAAAAATATTAAGAGAGCTTGTAAATAG
- a CDS encoding GNAT family N-acetyltransferase, with protein MKIETYKPEYKEEFIAMNLAWIEEMFEVEPEDRAVLESIDQRLANGGKIFFAINDEGQIMASCMIAPLPSGEWEIEKFAAKKEFAGQGAGKACLQACMDFIRDKHIQKVIIVSNRKCTSAVHLYRKFGFIEIPVDKDKFPYERADIAFEQYF; from the coding sequence ATGAAGATTGAAACCTACAAACCCGAATACAAAGAAGAATTTATCGCTATGAATCTAGCTTGGATCGAAGAAATGTTTGAAGTAGAGCCTGAAGATCGTGCCGTCTTAGAAAGCATTGACCAACGCCTTGCAAATGGTGGAAAGATTTTCTTTGCTATCAATGATGAGGGACAAATCATGGCTTCCTGTATGATTGCACCCCTGCCATCTGGCGAATGGGAGATTGAGAAATTTGCTGCCAAAAAAGAATTTGCAGGACAAGGAGCTGGGAAAGCCTGTTTGCAAGCCTGCATGGATTTTATAAGAGACAAGCATATTCAAAAAGTCATCATCGTTTCCAATCGAAAATGCACATCTGCTGTCCACCTTTATCGGAAATTCGGTTTCATCGAAATCCCAGTTGATAAGGATAAATTCCCCTATGAACGGGCGGATATTGCTTTTGAACAGTATTTCTAA
- a CDS encoding AzlD domain-containing protein: protein MIKTSILLIILASALVTWVPRVLPFVLTQNKSLPPKLIKFLSFLPLTIIFALTLSSIMDEEVGSLPSFLPVESIALIPTFLVVLKTKNILLAVLVGVLTTAALRLAF from the coding sequence ATGATAAAAACTAGTATTTTACTGATTATTCTAGCTTCAGCCCTTGTAACTTGGGTGCCGCGTGTCCTTCCTTTTGTCCTCACTCAAAACAAATCCTTGCCTCCTAAGTTGATAAAATTTCTCAGTTTTCTTCCGCTCACCATTATCTTTGCCCTGACCCTGTCTAGCATCATGGATGAGGAAGTCGGTTCTCTACCAAGCTTTCTTCCCGTTGAAAGTATCGCCCTGATTCCAACCTTCCTAGTGGTATTAAAGACCAAAAATATCCTACTGGCTGTTTTAGTCGGCGTTTTGACAACTGCGGCTCTCCGCTTGGCTTTCTAG
- a CDS encoding DUF1542 domain-containing protein, protein MSKKDMFRKEQRFSFRKFSFGLASAVIANVIFGGAIANSPVVHANTETRAESAETVSSAIGEPVKLNAATIPVSPEGEQTLSEENQASKQAENQEAATFDKTLLEKLILEADLLIKEGEKKLADNAELGAAVAAAKPVLGAAQAVFSDQAASAEQVAEQEEALRQASSKVGAQLALLSEDGNVTVVLTTSAATDDMIRYPSTADEATPKGYVRVEFAQGPYTKSGAWVWKGNPGEFRNAKKVVYFVKEGTTWGQLVDNPQFIFPEADLEDSDVVVGWIWNNTGYSPNIALQPRKKHQNSLVINSVLKPNVVYKAEQVEPLNASIEEYKGKYSEEDAEKWRFITFDAQGGQAPVKNQVNGSIVQRTLYSVAVYYQGIAYSNGEFTKRVFNPTLDKHTFVRWQTDEKKVLPKDATIISEDETYKALYIKHLDTQITVGNQAALKPKEKAAVEAAIRQANPDTADLIETITVNDNGSVVVTYKGGGSVTLPTHLNVVEDLETAKADANKAIDDAKAAALSAIEASNNLTPEQRAAAKQEVETAATEAKQNVASATTPELVQEKETAGVDAIKAKALETAKADANKAIDDAKAAALSAIEASNNLTPEQRAAAKQEVETAATEAKQNVASATTPELVQEKETAGVDAIKAKALETAKADANKAIDDAKAAALSAIEASNNLTPEQRAAAKQEVETAATEAKQNVASATTPELVQEKETAGVDAIKAKALETAKADANKAIDDAKAAALSAIEASNNLTPEQRAAAKQEVETAATEAKQNVASATTPELVQEKETAGVDAIKAKALETAKADANKAIDDAKAAALSAIEASNNLTPEQRAAAKQEVETAATEAKQNVASATTPELVQEKETAGVDAIKAKALETAKADANKAIDDAKAAALSAIEASNNLTPEQRAAAKQEVETAATEAKQNVASATTPELVQEKETAGVDAIKAKALETAKADANKAIDDAKAAALSAIEASNNLTPEQRAAAKQEVETAATEAKQNVASATTPELVQEKETAGVDAIKAKALETAKADANKAIDDAKAAALSAIEASNNLTPEQRAAAKQEVETAATEANTAIDVATTPAEAQVAEDKGVAAITGDILDVAKQDAKNKVVAEADAVKAAIDNNPGLSDVQKTAGKADIDKAVEAALISINGAGTYYELLQIKLPVAALIKPVVQTTPVVDPNNLTDAELARIKVLLEENNDFPAGTEIIVAKAGSVTIKYPDGSIDLVTPAETVKQADLTAPVIEDDAKGNIVITPSEEATKLVITYVDKNGKAQTVVVTKDSNGLWTTTDAVVIVDSVTGQVTIPDSEMKPNTQVTAYSEDEAGNVSATGLVEIVAVDENNPSAGVKVKSADKKAKQLPNTGEKDNSVASLGLAALGMGLALFAAKRKKRRRRSLK, encoded by the coding sequence ATGTCGAAAAAAGATATGTTTAGAAAAGAACAACGTTTTTCTTTTCGTAAGTTTAGCTTTGGTCTAGCTTCAGCAGTCATTGCAAACGTAATTTTTGGGGGAGCGATTGCAAATAGCCCTGTTGTGCATGCAAACACAGAAACTCGTGCTGAATCTGCAGAGACAGTATCGTCTGCTATAGGGGAGCCGGTAAAGCTTAACGCAGCTACAATACCTGTGTCACCAGAAGGCGAACAAACTCTTTCTGAGGAAAATCAAGCAAGTAAGCAGGCAGAAAATCAAGAAGCAGCGACTTTTGATAAGACGCTCTTGGAAAAGCTTATCTTAGAAGCTGACCTCCTTATTAAAGAGGGTGAGAAGAAGCTTGCAGACAATGCAGAGCTGGGAGCAGCAGTAGCAGCAGCTAAGCCAGTCCTAGGAGCAGCACAAGCTGTATTTTCTGACCAAGCTGCTAGCGCAGAACAGGTAGCAGAACAAGAAGAGGCTCTCCGCCAAGCTAGCAGTAAAGTCGGTGCTCAGCTAGCACTTCTTTCAGAAGATGGTAATGTTACTGTTGTCTTGACTACAAGTGCGGCTACAGACGATATGATAAGATACCCGTCAACAGCAGATGAAGCAACACCAAAAGGGTATGTTAGAGTAGAGTTTGCTCAAGGTCCTTACACAAAGTCAGGTGCATGGGTATGGAAAGGTAATCCTGGGGAGTTTCGAAACGCCAAAAAAGTTGTTTATTTTGTGAAGGAAGGGACAACTTGGGGGCAATTGGTAGATAATCCACAATTTATATTTCCTGAAGCTGATTTGGAAGATAGTGATGTGGTTGTAGGTTGGATTTGGAATAATACGGGATACAGTCCGAATATAGCATTACAGCCTAGAAAAAAACATCAAAATAGCCTAGTTATTAATTCTGTCCTAAAGCCAAATGTGGTTTATAAAGCTGAGCAAGTAGAACCACTTAATGCTAGTATAGAAGAATATAAAGGGAAATATAGTGAGGAAGATGCAGAAAAATGGCGTTTTATCACATTTGATGCACAGGGGGGGCAAGCTCCAGTAAAAAATCAAGTAAATGGTAGTATAGTACAGCGTACTTTATATTCTGTTGCAGTATATTATCAAGGTATCGCTTATTCAAATGGTGAATTCACAAAACGTGTTTTCAATCCTACTTTAGACAAACATACATTTGTAAGATGGCAAACAGATGAAAAAAAAGTTTTACCCAAAGATGCAACGATTATTTCAGAAGACGAAACATATAAAGCCTTATATATCAAACACCTTGATACACAAATCACAGTTGGTAATCAGGCTGCTTTAAAACCAAAAGAAAAAGCAGCAGTTGAGGCAGCAATTAGACAAGCAAACCCTGATACAGCAGATTTGATTGAAACAATAACTGTTAATGACAATGGTAGTGTGGTTGTGACTTATAAAGGTGGCGGTTCAGTCACTTTACCAACCCATTTAAACGTTGTAGAAGATTTAGAAACAGCTAAAGCAGATGCCAACAAAGCAATCGACGATGCGAAAGCAGCAGCGTTGTCAGCAATTGAAGCAAGCAACAACTTAACGCCAGAACAACGAGCAGCAGCTAAACAAGAAGTTGAAACAGCAGCAACGGAAGCGAAACAAAACGTTGCATCAGCAACAACACCAGAATTGGTACAAGAAAAAGAAACAGCTGGTGTGGATGCAATTAAAGCAAAAGCCTTAGAAACAGCTAAAGCAGATGCCAACAAAGCAATCGACGATGCGAAAGCAGCAGCGTTGTCAGCAATTGAAGCAAGCAACAACTTAACGCCAGAACAACGAGCAGCAGCTAAACAAGAAGTTGAAACAGCAGCAACGGAAGCGAAACAAAACGTTGCATCAGCAACAACACCAGAATTGGTACAAGAAAAAGAAACAGCTGGTGTGGATGCAATTAAAGCAAAAGCCTTAGAAACAGCTAAAGCAGATGCCAACAAAGCAATCGACGATGCGAAAGCAGCAGCGTTGTCAGCAATTGAAGCAAGCAACAACTTAACGCCAGAACAACGAGCAGCAGCTAAACAAGAAGTTGAAACAGCAGCAACGGAAGCGAAACAAAACGTTGCATCAGCAACAACACCAGAATTGGTACAAGAAAAAGAAACAGCTGGTGTGGATGCAATTAAAGCAAAAGCCTTAGAAACAGCTAAAGCAGATGCCAACAAAGCAATCGACGATGCGAAAGCAGCAGCGTTGTCAGCAATTGAAGCAAGCAACAACTTAACGCCAGAACAACGAGCAGCAGCTAAACAAGAAGTTGAAACAGCAGCAACGGAAGCGAAACAAAACGTTGCATCAGCAACAACACCAGAATTGGTACAAGAAAAAGAAACAGCTGGTGTGGATGCAATTAAAGCAAAAGCCTTAGAAACAGCTAAAGCAGATGCCAACAAAGCAATCGACGATGCGAAAGCAGCAGCGTTGTCAGCAATTGAAGCAAGCAACAACTTAACGCCAGAACAACGAGCAGCAGCTAAACAAGAAGTTGAAACAGCAGCAACGGAAGCGAAACAAAACGTTGCATCAGCAACAACACCAGAATTGGTACAAGAAAAAGAAACAGCTGGTGTGGATGCAATTAAAGCAAAAGCCTTAGAAACAGCTAAAGCAGATGCCAACAAAGCAATCGACGATGCGAAAGCAGCAGCGTTGTCAGCAATTGAAGCAAGCAACAACTTAACGCCAGAACAACGAGCAGCAGCTAAACAAGAAGTTGAAACAGCAGCAACGGAAGCGAAACAAAACGTTGCATCAGCAACAACACCAGAATTGGTACAAGAAAAAGAAACAGCTGGTGTGGATGCAATTAAAGCAAAAGCCTTAGAAACAGCTAAAGCAGATGCCAACAAAGCAATCGACGATGCGAAAGCAGCAGCGTTGTCAGCAATTGAAGCAAGCAACAACTTAACGCCAGAACAACGAGCAGCAGCTAAACAAGAAGTTGAAACAGCAGCAACGGAAGCGAAACAAAACGTTGCATCAGCAACAACACCAGAATTGGTACAAGAAAAAGAAACAGCTGGTGTGGATGCAATTAAAGCAAAAGCCTTAGAAACAGCTAAAGCAGATGCCAACAAAGCAATCGACGATGCGAAAGCAGCAGCGTTGTCAGCAATTGAAGCAAGCAACAACTTAACGCCAGAACAACGAGCAGCAGCTAAACAAGAAGTTGAAACAGCAGCAACGGAAGCGAATACAGCCATCGATGTAGCTACAACTCCAGCTGAAGCTCAAGTTGCTGAAGATAAAGGTGTTGCAGCAATTACTGGAGATATTCTTGATGTGGCTAAGCAAGACGCTAAGAACAAGGTTGTTGCAGAAGCGGATGCCGTTAAAGCAGCAATTGACAATAACCCAGGTTTGTCAGATGTTCAGAAAACTGCAGGCAAGGCTGATATTGATAAAGCAGTTGAAGCAGCTCTCATTTCAATAAATGGAGCGGGAACTTATTACGAATTGCTCCAAATCAAACTTCCAGTTGCAGCACTTATCAAGCCAGTTGTTCAAACAACACCAGTAGTTGATCCAAATAACTTGACTGATGCAGAATTGGCTCGCATCAAGGTTCTTCTTGAAGAAAATAATGACTTCCCTGCTGGAACAGAAATTATTGTTGCCAAAGCAGGTTCAGTAACAATCAAGTACCCAGATGGTTCTATTGATTTGGTGACACCTGCAGAAACTGTGAAACAAGCAGACTTGACAGCCCCAGTGATTGAAGATGATGCAAAAGGAAATATCGTTATAACACCTTCTGAGGAAGCTACTAAGTTAGTGATTACTTATGTTGATAAAAACGGTAAGGCGCAAACTGTTGTTGTTACTAAAGATTCAAATGGTTTGTGGACAACAACTGATGCAGTTGTGATTGTAGATTCAGTAACTGGTCAAGTGACTATTCCAGATTCTGAAATGAAACCAAATACTCAAGTTACAGCATACTCTGAGGATGAAGCTGGAAATGTTTCTGCAACTGGTTTAGTTGAAATCGTAGCAGTTGATGAGAATAATCCTTCTGCTGGAGTGAAAGTTAAATCAGCTGATAAGAAAGCTAAGCAATTGCCAAATACTGGTGAGAAAGATAATTCAGTAGCTTCTCTTGGATTAGCAGCTCTTGGAATGGGATTGGCACTTTTTGCAGCAAAGAGAAAAAAAAGACGAAGAAGAAGCTTAAAATAA
- a CDS encoding IS110 family transposase — protein MRAVFGIDVSKASSEVAILVNGEKVHGYAMSNDAIGFARLLGDLRTVHKPEIIFEATGVYSRRLQTFLEDNGYAYTRLNPLEAKKQLDSLRVRKTDQIDAEKLAQSQFVLNRKPTYVQEEVYQELRDLSRFYQNLTEDIVRAKNRLHKVLQVTFPEIETVLSKPTGEQYWNLVTAFPYKDFVLDLSKDKLLESIRQSTSKRISDKRVAYLAEKLIALANQSYCAVKKTSPMLEEVRYYTKELLRLSGQRQAVLDEMVELAQPLPEYDILLSIPGIAETTAASIIGELGDIRRFQSTNQINAFIGIDLRHYESGNFLAKEHITKRGNPYARKILFKCIHNIASASHTKPCHIADFYEKRKRQSQTTSTKPHTIASIHRLIRTMYYLITHNKLYDYTSTQNR, from the coding sequence ATGCGTGCAGTTTTTGGGATTGATGTGAGTAAGGCAAGTTCAGAAGTGGCCATTCTAGTCAATGGTGAGAAAGTTCATGGCTATGCCATGTCCAATGACGCCATCGGCTTTGCTCGGCTACTTGGCGATTTGAGAACCGTCCATAAACCAGAAATCATCTTTGAAGCAACAGGTGTCTATTCTCGCCGTCTCCAAACTTTTCTAGAAGATAATGGCTATGCTTATACAAGGCTTAATCCCTTAGAAGCTAAGAAGCAACTGGATAGCTTGCGTGTGAGGAAAACAGATCAAATTGACGCTGAAAAACTGGCTCAATCTCAATTTGTGCTGAATCGTAAACCCACTTATGTCCAAGAAGAAGTCTATCAAGAACTGCGAGATTTAAGTCGCTTCTATCAGAACTTAACTGAGGACATCGTTCGAGCTAAAAACCGTCTGCACAAGGTCTTGCAAGTCACGTTTCCAGAGATAGAGACTGTCTTATCAAAGCCAACTGGGGAACAATACTGGAACTTAGTTACTGCGTTTCCTTACAAGGACTTCGTGCTTGATTTAAGCAAGGACAAACTCTTAGAGAGCATTCGTCAGTCCACCTCAAAACGGATTTCGGACAAGCGTGTGGCGTACTTAGCCGAGAAGCTGATAGCACTAGCTAATCAATCGTATTGTGCCGTCAAGAAAACCTCTCCAATGCTGGAAGAGGTCCGTTACTATACAAAAGAATTGCTTCGGCTTTCTGGACAGAGACAGGCAGTCTTAGATGAAATGGTAGAACTAGCTCAGCCATTACCTGAATATGACATTCTGCTCTCTATTCCTGGAATAGCTGAGACTACTGCAGCAAGTATTATTGGTGAACTGGGAGATATTCGCCGTTTTCAGTCTACCAATCAAATCAATGCCTTTATCGGTATTGACCTGAGGCACTATGAATCTGGTAACTTCCTCGCTAAGGAACACATTACCAAGCGTGGCAATCCCTACGCTAGAAAGATTCTGTTCAAATGTATTCACAATATCGCTTCAGCCAGTCACACCAAGCCTTGCCATATCGCCGACTTTTATGAGAAACGAAAAAGACAATCGCAAACGACTTCTACGAAGCCACACACGATTGCCTCCATACATCGTCTCATTCGGACAATGTATTACCTCATAACGCATAATAAGCTTTACGATTATACTTCTACCCAAAATCGGTAA
- a CDS encoding MarR family winged helix-turn-helix transcriptional regulator: METFITQLRQFNRSYLPAFHLLGNNYLGEAYNLTEVRILFEIYENAGCTASFISHSLQLDKGYISKILKRFQTSGFVMKKTSQIDGRQHSLFLTETGLTAVESYIDKANQQIAKQLGRLTAQQRSKFQQAIATLIPLIEEMEKKHED, from the coding sequence TTGGAAACATTCATTACACAACTACGACAGTTTAACCGCTCCTACCTACCTGCCTTTCATTTGCTAGGCAATAACTATCTAGGCGAGGCTTATAACCTAACAGAAGTTCGAATACTCTTTGAAATCTATGAGAACGCCGGCTGTACAGCCTCCTTTATCAGCCACTCTCTCCAACTAGATAAGGGCTACATCAGTAAAATCCTCAAACGATTTCAAACCTCTGGTTTTGTCATGAAAAAAACTAGTCAGATTGACGGACGGCAACACAGCCTATTTTTGACAGAAACAGGACTTACTGCTGTTGAATCCTATATCGACAAGGCCAATCAGCAGATCGCAAAACAGTTAGGTCGCTTGACAGCTCAGCAACGTTCCAAATTTCAACAGGCCATTGCTACACTTATCCCCCTCATAGAAGAAATGGAGAAAAAACATGAAGATTGA
- the tnpB gene encoding IS66 family insertion sequence element accessory protein TnpB (TnpB, as the term is used for proteins encoded by IS66 family insertion elements, is considered an accessory protein, since TnpC, encoded by a neighboring gene, is a DDE family transposase.): MTIQLSDLGQVYLVCGKTDMRQGIDSLAYLIKSQFNLDPFSGQVYLFCGGRKDRFKALYWDGQGFWLLYKRFENGKLTWPNNEEEVKALTSEQVDWLMKGFSIIPKINVSKSRDFY, translated from the coding sequence ATGACCATCCAACTCAGTGATTTAGGTCAAGTTTACTTGGTCTGTGGAAAAACAGATATGCGTCAGGGAATTGATTCCCTGGCCTATCTTATCAAAAGTCAGTTCAACCTGGATCCCTTCTCCGGTCAGGTCTATCTCTTCTGCGGAGGTCGAAAAGACCGGTTCAAAGCTCTTTATTGGGATGGACAGGGATTTTGGTTATTGTATAAACGTTTTGAAAATGGGAAATTGACCTGGCCAAACAATGAAGAAGAGGTCAAGGCTCTAACTTCCGAGCAAGTCGACTGGCTCATGAAAGGATTTTCTATCATTCCAAAAATAAATGTTTCAAAAAGTCGTGATTTCTATTGA
- a CDS encoding AzlC family ABC transporter permease: MKEHAFREGMRDAIPTSLGYASIGLACGVVSVNSGISATEMGLMSLLVYAGSAQFVMCAMILAGAPLLSIAVTVFFVNLRNFLMCLHTTTIFQGNSLGSNILIGSFVTDESHAVLLRKHIEDKEISPVWMYGNNFASYASWVIFTILGNLIGGLIPNPEQFGLDFALVAMFVGIFSGQLEAMARTIPVKKIGLILLAVGLAYVGLSVLVSSYVAVLLATLLGCFVGVMIDDKN; encoded by the coding sequence ATGAAAGAACATGCCTTTCGTGAGGGGATGCGGGATGCCATTCCCACAAGCTTGGGTTATGCCAGTATTGGTCTGGCCTGCGGTGTCGTATCTGTCAATTCGGGGATTTCTGCGACTGAAATGGGATTGATGAGCCTTTTGGTCTATGCAGGGAGTGCCCAGTTTGTTATGTGTGCGATGATTTTGGCAGGGGCTCCTCTCCTGTCTATTGCGGTGACGGTTTTCTTTGTCAATCTGCGGAACTTCCTCATGTGTTTGCACACAACAACGATTTTTCAGGGAAACAGTCTGGGTTCCAATATTCTTATTGGTTCTTTTGTGACCGACGAGTCTCATGCAGTGCTTTTACGCAAGCATATTGAGGACAAGGAGATTTCTCCTGTCTGGATGTATGGGAACAACTTTGCCAGCTATGCGTCATGGGTGATTTTTACCATTTTAGGTAATCTCATCGGTGGGCTTATCCCAAATCCAGAGCAGTTTGGTCTTGATTTCGCCCTGGTTGCCATGTTTGTTGGTATCTTTTCCGGTCAGCTGGAAGCTATGGCACGGACCATTCCTGTCAAGAAGATTGGCCTGATTTTGCTGGCTGTTGGTTTGGCCTATGTCGGCTTGTCTGTGCTTGTGTCGTCTTATGTGGCGGTACTTTTAGCAACGCTTTTAGGTTGTTTTGTGGGAGTAATGATTGATGATAAAAACTAG
- a CDS encoding YeiH family protein — MVKENARGVGLCLLLALVGQWSGSFFPLVGGSVFSLLIGMSLNFYVSSQNEFQSGLTFTSKKVLQYAVICLGFGLNLSAVLAVGRQSLPLILSTISFALLLAFLMWKFLPISSHLATLIGVGTSICGGSAIAATAPVIEADDEDVAQAISVIFLFNVLAALVFPSLATWLGFSTDSGQAFGMFAGTAVNDTSSVTAAASTWDSLYGLGSQTLDTAVTVKLTRTLAIIPIMTVLAIWKARGQGVGADSKSLLAGFPTFILYFILASLVTTIAGQFGIGADFFAPLKALSKFLICMAMVAIGLRTNLLALVKKGKSSLVVGLVCWLGVTVLTLVWQALLGIW; from the coding sequence ATGGTAAAGGAAAATGCCAGAGGTGTCGGACTTTGTTTGCTTTTGGCTTTGGTGGGCCAGTGGTCAGGCAGTTTCTTTCCCCTAGTGGGTGGGTCTGTTTTTTCCCTTCTGATCGGAATGAGCCTGAACTTCTATGTTTCAAGCCAAAATGAATTTCAGTCTGGGCTTACATTCACCTCTAAGAAAGTCTTGCAGTATGCGGTGATTTGTTTGGGCTTTGGTTTAAATCTATCTGCGGTCCTTGCAGTTGGTCGTCAGTCGCTTCCGCTTATCCTATCGACTATTAGTTTCGCTTTGTTACTGGCATTCCTGATGTGGAAATTCTTGCCGATTTCTTCTCATCTGGCGACCTTGATTGGCGTTGGGACCTCTATCTGTGGAGGTTCTGCTATTGCGGCGACTGCCCCTGTTATTGAGGCTGATGATGAGGATGTGGCGCAGGCTATCTCGGTTATCTTTCTCTTTAATGTTTTGGCGGCTTTGGTCTTTCCTAGCTTGGCAACTTGGCTGGGTTTCTCGACAGATTCGGGTCAGGCCTTTGGGATGTTCGCCGGAACGGCGGTTAATGATACCTCGTCGGTCACTGCAGCAGCTTCGACTTGGGATAGTCTTTATGGTTTAGGAAGTCAGACCTTGGATACGGCTGTGACAGTCAAGCTGACGCGGACCTTGGCTATTATTCCCATCATGACGGTTTTAGCTATCTGGAAAGCTAGAGGTCAGGGTGTAGGAGCAGATAGCAAGTCTCTCTTAGCAGGTTTTCCAACCTTTATCCTCTATTTTATCCTAGCTAGTCTGGTAACGACAATTGCCGGTCAGTTTGGAATAGGAGCAGACTTTTTTGCACCACTTAAGGCTTTGTCAAAATTCCTGATTTGTATGGCGATGGTGGCTATCGGTTTGCGGACCAATTTGCTTGCTCTAGTAAAAAAGGGCAAATCCTCTCTGGTAGTCGGGCTGGTTTGTTGGCTAGGTGTGACGGTGTTGACACTAGTCTGGCAGGCTCTGCTTGGGATATGGTAA
- a CDS encoding transposase translates to MSSLEKIIETQSKTIEMMANELTLLREQVDYLRQKLYGKSSEKVVYQPGQLSLFGEESLPEEEADLPS, encoded by the coding sequence ATGTCATCACTAGAAAAAATTATTGAAACACAGTCAAAAACGATAGAGATGATGGCTAATGAACTCACTCTCCTTCGAGAACAGGTTGACTATCTGAGACAGAAACTCTACGGAAAATCATCAGAGAAGGTCGTATATCAACCAGGTCAGCTGAGCTTGTTTGGGGAGGAAAGTCTCCCTGAAGAAGAAGCTGACTTACCCAGTTGA